Within Eschrichtius robustus isolate mEscRob2 chromosome X, mEscRob2.pri, whole genome shotgun sequence, the genomic segment TTAGGTTCTTTCACCCATGCGCCAGGATTCTTAGTTCTTTCCACTACCCCGGCTGCCAGTGTAAATATGTGCcttgattttaaattttgtttttcaggaaTTGGAAGAGGTGCCTGAAGAAATGGATGCCAGAAGAAAACACTGGAAGGAGAATATGTTTGCTCCTTTTTTTAGTGCACAGGATATTCTAGATGAGGCTTCTCAGCTTGAATCTTCTTCTGAACAAATGACTTTAGGTAAGGCCAAGAGAATGGAAGGGATTTTTAATTTGTCTAGTAGAAagtttcaagaagaaaataaatttaaaaggaaagaatttatttctcaaccaaatgaaaatgaacaagaaccaaatttaagagagagaaagataaacattTCAAAGAATGAGGCAGACACAAATTCTGCCTCCTGTGAATCATCTAATTTGGACATGGCAACTGAAGAAAGCTTTAATACTTCAGAAGAGCCTCTTAGCTGGGGTACAAAGGAATTATCAACTCCACTACGaaaagacaagaagaagaaattcaCTGAAGGAATGTCTCCAAAACTTCGCCTGAATCTTTTGAATGAAGAGCTGGAAGCGCTTAATGTGAAATGcagaaaaatagaagaggaattcGAAAAGGCGGAAAAAGAACTTTTGAACTACAAAAAAGAAGTCTCCTCAAAACCCCTAAATTTTCAAGAAGCAGGGATGGAAACGTCCAAGAAAGACTGGGAACTTCAAGCTTTAAGAAATGACCTCTCTGAAAAAGCAACAAATGTTAAAAACTTAACAGAAGAGCTCCAGCAAGCCAAAGAGGTCATCCACAAGTTGAGCCTTGAGAACAAGGATTTAAAAGAAGCTGTTAGGAAGTTAAAGCAGCAAACTGAGGTTGGAAATGCACTcctaaaggaagaagtgaaattgTATtatgaattagaaatggaaaaggtccACGGAGAGCTCAATGCCGTCAAGAATGAACTGAGAGCGGAGAAGACCCTACAAGCAAGAAACAACAGAGCCCTGGAGTTGCTTAGAAAACACTTTGCTTCTGTAACGTCATCAGGTACCCCTGACAGCTTTAtgggggactttttttttaaataaaaaaataaaaaagcctttCATTAGGCAAATGATTGAGCCAAATCAGTGTTTCTTGTGCTTTCTTTGTGTACAACTTAAAACATATGTGATGGGATGTGATTTTCATGTTTGGTGAATCAAGATATCCGTGAAAGGTGTAGATGTTAACTTCAAAgcttctgctttctctttctaatGAATTTATTGCCAGAGTccaaatagaaatgaagttttagaaatctctttacatatatatatatatatatatatatatatatatatatatatatatatatatatatatatatatatgtattttactcAGAGACATGTAGTGATTCACCAAATCATCGATGAATACGCATCAACAGACATTTTGTGATCTTGTGAGCAATGTGTCCTTGGCACGTGAATATTCTTCCATCTGTATTCGTTGATATTaacaataaaaatctcatttatttgtgtaagCATAACATGTGGGTATGGGTCTTAAAGCAGTCTGTTCCGACTCAGTGGGATACTAAAAATGTATCTGCTTTCCCTGAGATCTGTCCTTAATTAGGCATATATAAATGTCTCCCCCAAAATGCAGGTTTTTCCACCCTCCTGCTGTTTTCCCCATGCCTTCTCCCTTGACCTGGCCACGGTGCCCACAGACCAGAAGATGGCTTAGAGACACGGCTGTGACCTTGGCTACAGCCCTGATTTTGACAGCAATAGCTTTTGCCTTTTCTTACGTTGACCAGCAAGGGGCGTTGTTGACACAGGTCTTCCAAAATTCTACCAGGGGAAAATTTGTAAGTTTCCTGCCCAGTTTACGTCACCAGCTGGCCAAGACTTGGGTGAAAGGTGTTGGATGTCATCTAGGTAAGCTGTTAGTGAGCTGGCTTGATTTATACAGGAATCCAGCCATGTAAAGAGCCTGGATAATGacaatttcttttttactttaaaagaacaaacatgtACTGCCTCAGGCCTTTGGTGGAAACTGTGGGCCAGTTGATTCTGTGCATTTGTTTGTATCAATCAAGATCTTTTGTAATTGGAGCTCTATTTGCATGGTATTTTTAAGTCCAATGAACCAAATGTACTTACAGACTGTGAAGGTGGGATACCATTGTAAGGGTTCAGGTATTTTCCCTGATGGGAAATCCCCAGACTGGGAGTCTAGGCACTTGGGTTCTAGGACCTGCTTTGTTATTAACTAGCTATTTAACCTTCTAGGCCTGaaagtcctcatctgtaaaatgagggagtaGATCTATCATCCAGATTCTGTTCAGTTCTAACGTTCTGTGATTTCACCACAGTGATTTTAATCACGAGTGTAACTACCTGTGAGGCAGTAAAACCCCTATGGCATTGGAGATGTTCAGCTCTAATACTTCAGGGGACCTACTTTACAGACCTTCTCCTTTCAAAGGAAGTATACAAAGGCTCTTGTTTATAGTTTGAACATCTCCAAATACCGTGTCAATAATAAATCAGGAGAGGGAGTAAATGAGgttatttcttctcctttctcttgttTCCTTTTTACTCACTAAGGTCGGGGAAGGCCCTGAATGGAGACAAACTCGGCTGACTTGGAGCTGAGCAGGGCTTGCCCGGCCTGGGACAATTGGACTAAATTCGAAGATAACAATCTTTGGAGCTTTCTGACTTAGTCCTGATAACTTCACCCAGGAGCTGGCAGCCTGCTCAAAGAGGTAGGCGACTTTCAGGTTCCTGATGGTCACTGCTTCCCACTCAGGATCTAGCCACAAGAGCAGACTAGGAACTCTTTGCCCTGTTTGACTCTCTTCCTCATCACCCCCTTAAAGATTACCCCTTGGTCCTTGCCCCAGAAAGACCCTCAGCCCCTGAATGCCAGTGTGCAGAGCAGCTTAcacgtttaaaatatttcacaaattGTATTAAGCTACTAGGCTCCATCCTCTtagtatatttcaatttttaaagaggAGCTTTTAcgccagaatttcttttttttttttttttaattaattaattaattaattaattaattaattggctgtgttgggtcttcgtttctgcgcgagggctttctctagctgcggcaagcggggccactcttcatcgcggtgtgcgggcctctcactatcgcggcctctctcgttgcggagcacaggctccagacgcgcaggctcagtagttgtggctcacgggcctaattgctccgcggcatgtgggatcttcccagaccagggctcgaacccgtgtcccctgcattggcaggcagattctcaaccactgcgccaccagggaagccctacgccAGAATTTCTATCAACCAACCACACATTGAAAGTCTTTGGTGACAACTTGGTTTGGTTTATCTTGCAtgagtgtatgtgtgcgtgtgtgtgtgcgtgtgtgtgcacgcgcttATGTGTGCTTGGGGGTCGGGGAAGGAGTGTGGTGTTAGGAGGTGCAGAAAAGATAAGCGCATGGCTTAGCCCAGCGCTTGGGTGGGGCGTTTGTATTTCTAGGATAGAACTGAAATTCAGTTTCCTGATGAGACAGCCTGGGATGCTGAGCCCTAGCAAGGCTCCCCCTGTGGAAAGGCCCTTTAGACAGCCTAGATCCAGACACTATCCAGGAGACAATATACAATCAGGAGAGCCAACAGTTTGGAGCTGGGAAGggatcacatcttttttttttttttttggggggggggggtgttgtgccacgtggcctgtgggatcttagttccccgaccagggatcaaacccgtgccccctgcactggaagtgcagagtcttaactactggacctccagggaagtcccaggatcacATCTTTTGatgcttccatttttaaaagcaggGCTGCAACAAGCTGGGAGAAAGCCGAGAAGTCAGTGTTCGTCTTCATGGGCAGATGGGAACAGCAGTGGGTTGAACTGGCTTAAAGAACCAGAATCAAGGCAGATGCAAAttctgtcccattgtctctgtaaTCACACTCACTTGTGTGATTGTGGGCATTAGGTGGCCGCCAATTTAGATCAGAACATATTGTCACTGTACCTTCTAGTCTATTGAATGGGCGACGTGGAGGTGTTTTTTTAATAGGAATGGCACATCAGGCCACTCGTCCCTTTAATCTGTtgggtaaaatatttgaaatcagcAATGCAACTGCACACCATTCCCTACCAACTCCCAATGCCGTACTTATTcagaagcatgggctctaggaataGCTGCTCCACCTTGAGTTTATAACCCAATTCTAGAAACATTTGCTGAGCCGTTATTACTGTAGTTAATCGCTTCTAagacacacttaaaaaaaatatatatatatatagacatccTTGAATTTGGGACACATCTTTAAATTGATGGCATGCCATAGTATAATtgtcagtgtttgtttttttaaatctctcttagTGGTTCATAAAATAATGGTGTATCTTACAATCAATGGGGTTTTAGATTTGATGAAATGTGGTATGTGCTAGGCCGTGGATACATGGGGATAAAAGGATTTATGAATAAGACAGGTCTCTGACCTCAAGGACCTTACTTATACAACTAACTAAAACAATGTGGCAAGGGCTCTACCAGCAGTGCTAATACAAAGTGCTGTGGGAACACAGAAGAGTATCAATTAATTCTGCCTGTGGGGCTGGGAAGGACTTCataaaggaggtgacatttgagctgggccttgaaggataAGAAGGATTTTTCCAGGCAAagcatgggggcaggggtgggggcattTCTGGAATGTGAATGTGGAAGCTCTATTTGCCTTCAAAGAAAACTCTCAACAGCAATGAATTAACAATGCTGGGATGTTACATTCTGCTGACTACATTTTAAAGTCCTGTGTGAGgttctactctgaaaactacctGCATTCCAACCCTTTGCAGATAAACCAGAGAGTGAAGTTCTCATGACATAAACACGAGGTTCCAGATAACAAactgcaggaaaaagattttgcTGGTGCCACTGTACCTTTGGCTGCCATCGTCTTTGTTTTCGAAACAAAAGACCTAAGAGATTTTGGTCATAGTATTCAGCTAAGTCCACTGTGAGCGGTCTGGTTTCAAAGAGatgtatgaaacagaaacacCGCAGTTGCTGTTCTCTCCAAGAAGCAGTATAGCACAGAGATCAAGTGCACCAACTTGGGTtatccacttactagctgtgtgaccttggtcaaattGCATGAGTCCCTGtagctcagttttctcactttGCAGGATGGGGTTAATAAATAGTGTTGTTGGGAGGATAAGACAAGATCACATATAGTCAATAAATGTCAccattattgttatcattattattattattatataacagACAAGGGGAAATTGACCAAGTTCATCTGTCTCCTTACAGCTATTATTCTCACTAAGCTTTTTACACTTATTGACCCTCAAATTGTGTTCTCTGGAGAGGATATGATAAACTCATTCATAAGATGTGTATCAATGATGTGTGATATATTTGGGAAGATAGAACAAGTTGCGGGGAGGATATTTTGATTTCATTAGTATATGAAGCCCTAAGCCAAAGTAGTGAATCTGTCATGATAGACTTTCTGGCCTCAAGACAGATCCTATAAAGGGAAACTTTCTTGGGTCAGAGCCCACTCAACCCCCCTCCAGTCAGGTCGGTGTGAGGCTGGCCCCTGGCCTTGGCAGGCAGCATaccagaaggaggaagaaagcccTGCTCCAGTGCTGCAGTGGGAAAAAGCTCATCtaggaagagggaatggagacaaGAGAGGCTATtatagtatttttcatttcccctTGGCACAGGGAGCCAGGCAGCTGGGGACCCACTACTACAGCTGCTCAGATAAGAATAAGTCATTGTCTTGTTCTTTGTACTCATAAGACACTGAAGCTGTGGTTCCCCATGTATTGTAGGTGTGTCCGCCTGTCCATCTTTCCATACTGAGTATCAAGGTGGTGTCTCCCCTGTTGAGTGGCCAGAGCTACTGTTCacagagtctctctctctctcacacacacactctcactctccctctccctctagttctcgctctctctttcttgTGCATTCTCTTTCTCACCATTGATCACAACCCAAACTTTTGATGATTGCAACATTTCAGTGGGCTCAGGTTGCGTTTCCCAGGAGACTCAGTTTATACCTGGTTCTCTGAGGATGTGTTCTGGGGTAACCTTGAAGCATTTCTTTGGCCTTTCAGCCCATGCCTGTTGACTCCACAATAGGTGTTGTCATGTATATTCCAGACCACGATAGGAAACGTAACCTGAGAGATTCTTCTTATGTCACTAGTACTGTAGCCTGCATTTGGACTGTTGGTTAGAGCCTAGTTTATTATGTGTCTCACACTTCCATGTACATCATCTTCTGTAATCTGCACAAAAACCCTTGATCGTCGGatgagaaaccaaggctcagagatacTAAATGACTTATTCAATATCACAGTAAGTAGTAgatctgggattcaaacccagcgtATCCAACTCCACATACAGTGTTTGTTCCATTATATCAGGCCACCTTTTGTACTAAAATGAATGAACCAAAGGTTCAGTCGCCATAGAAGTTATTTAACTTTCTCAAAGGTAAACTGGTTTATTGCTTCAATCTGGACTCAACTTGAGTCAGCCATCTCATTATTGGAAAGACCATAAAGTATACATCTTCTGATGGTGGGTTATTAGGTCTACATGAAGGACACAGCACCGAGTAACATAAACAAAAACAGTTGAAATATGAAGCCCAATTGACAGCTCTCTAAAATAAGCTCCAGCACTGATGGAACCAAACTGATTAACTACAAGGAGTCTTTGACACTCATTGTAGCTTTGGGGTctgattttttattctttataattcaaaattatttatcaTATGTCACCCATTTTTTCCCATTGGATCCTTGCTTCCTAAAGTGTTTTCATTGAAAGTTGACtacttgttaagaaaaaaaaacctgctcTAAGCCCCCTTACTGCTTAGAACGTGTTAAGTATGCTTGATGATTTATATATTTCCGTCTTATTCTTTCCTTGTTGCCCTGGTAAATTTCTCAAAGTTACAACAGAGGAATCGTATCCTGTTCACTCATAACTGAAACAGTTCTTGGAAAAACCATGTCAAGATCTCTTTATTAAAATATCTTCAATAACAagacaaaatgttttctttaaatttacaaatttattCAAGATTTTACAAAACAACATCTCCTCTTCATATAATGAAGTAGAAGAAAATCTGGAGAGCTGCGCTTGGCGTTCATAAATGTGGGTTATGTCAGCAGAGAGCCCGGagggcatttctggttttgaggtAATCAaccttttaaaatgcataatatACTTTTATGTGGTTTTAATGagtacaaaaaaatatatttgcatgtAACATAAGGACTTTTCTCCCATAAAACATGACTTATCTGAAAtcttttcctttgggtatatattaAGGCATGTTTATAAATAAACAGCCGAGAGTTGAAGGGCTCCCGTTCGTAGTTTGTGCCAGGGCAGGGCAGTGTCCTAGAAAAATCACGAGATGTGGAGTTTGCCCCGTTGGGTTCACTGGTAGAAGATGCAGTTTGGGGTGCCAGAAGTTTATGAGGGATCGACACCTGTGAAGGAAAAGGGGAGGAAGCAGCATTGAGCAGAGAGGGACTTGCCATGCAAACGACAAAATCTCGACAACTGGGCAGGGAGCTCTGGACTCTTATCCATCAAAGTGACCCCTATTGGGTGGAAATGGCTGGGCCTTTGTACCCCCACCCCTCCTTTGGTCACCAAATGTGGGCTTCCTCCGGAAGGCGGAGTGACTCTCTGTGGATAACGCAGCCCCTGAATGAGCTGATGGCTGCAGATGGTCTGCTGCCCTCACTCCCCTGTTGGGCAGTGAGTTCTCCCTTTAGGGAGACCTGGGGGGTGCATCTTTGAATCTACCACCCTCCATCCCTCTCACCTCTCTTTCTGGCTTTTTTCGGGCCTCTCTTCCAGAGGGGAAACTTAGAAGTGTGATGTTCGTGGGACTAACTACAGCACCCACCTCTGCAGCTGTTCTTGGGGCTGCAATTGTCACTCAGCACCTTCTTCCTTCACTATCAGTTCTAGATCACGCTCGCCCTGAGCTACCCGCCCTCTGGTGGCCTCAGTGTCTTACTGGCGGGCCTGACCCTGACTTGCATCTTTGAAGGGACTGAGCCGCTGGTCGTTATGCCCTTCTCAGGCTGGGGCTGCCGTACCTGTCCACCTACAGTCACCATTGTGCACGGGAGTACTAACATAGGCCCAAGTGGCAGCATAGTTCCACACGTGCTTCTTCAGGTCCCCATTGCGTAACAGCAGCCCTGCCTCCTGATAATGAGTCCGTTACCCCTGCCATGTTAGTGACCCCTCTTCTGGCCTGCTGGGCACTGGACACAAGGAGCCTAAAGGGTTTAGGCAGCAGCTGTAGCTTAGAATTCAATGGGATTCTTGCTGTGACCCCAGAGAAAAATGCCTCCTTTGGAGACCAGGTCCTCTAGTCCTATAGAGTTACAGGGAAGGTAAGCACAAAGTCCCTGCATTAAGCAGTAGTCAAACAGAGAAGTAGAATGATTAAGAGATTTTACTTTTATATCCATACCTATATCACCTACATTTcactatctacctacctacctacctacctacctacctacctacctacctacctatcgtCTATAGATAGAGACATCATAGATTTTAGCTTACTCAATTGTATTAGCTGGTTAAACAGTCTCTGTAAGCTTCACACCTAATGCTGGAGCTTGCAGTCTGCAGGGCAGTCGGGAGGGGCAGTGAACATGAAGTGGGGGAGATCAAGGACAAACTAGAACCCAGAAGCATGAGCTGGAACCCAGGAGGATGAACTGGAGTCTGTATCAGTCTCTCGTTTCTTCCAAATTTGATAAGCTC encodes:
- the CCDC160 gene encoding coiled-coil domain-containing protein 160 codes for the protein MDARRKHWKENMFAPFFSAQDILDEASQLESSSEQMTLGKAKRMEGIFNLSSRKFQEENKFKRKEFISQPNENEQEPNLRERKINISKNEADTNSASCESSNLDMATEESFNTSEEPLSWGTKELSTPLRKDKKKKFTEGMSPKLRLNLLNEELEALNVKCRKIEEEFEKAEKELLNYKKEVSSKPLNFQEAGMETSKKDWELQALRNDLSEKATNVKNLTEELQQAKEVIHKLSLENKDLKEAVRKLKQQTEVGNALLKEEVKLYYELEMEKVHGELNAVKNELRAEKTLQARNNRALELLRKHFASVTSSGTPDSFMGDFFFK